One genomic window of Acomys russatus chromosome 29, mAcoRus1.1, whole genome shotgun sequence includes the following:
- the LOC127211433 gene encoding 40S ribosomal protein S15-like — protein sequence MAEVEQKKKWTFRKFTYCGVDLDQLLDMSYEQLMQLYSAHQRRRLNRGLQCKQHLLLKSLRKAKKEAPPIKKPEVVKMHLRDMIILPEMVGSMVGVYNGKTFNQPEMIGHYLDEFSITYKPVKHGQPGIGATHSSRFIPLK from the coding sequence ATGGCTGAAGTGGAGCAGAAGAAGAAGTGGACCTTCCGCAAGTTCACCTACTGCGGCGTGGACCTGGACCAGCTGCTGGACATGTCCTATGAGCAGCTAATGCAGCTGTACAGCGCCCACCAGAGGCGGCGCCTGAACCGCGGCCTGCAGTGCAAGCAACACTTACTTCTCAAGAGCCTGAGGAAAGCCAAAAAGGAGGCTCCACCCATAAAAAAGCCGGAGGTGGTGAAGATGCACCTGAGGGACATGATCATCCTGCCCGAGATGGTGGGCAGCATGGTGGGCGTGTACAATGGCAAGACCTTCAACCAGCCAGAGATGATCGGCCACTACCTGGACGAGTTCTCCATCACCTACAAGCCCGTGAAGCATGGCCAGCCTGGTATCGGGGCCACCCACTCCTCCCGCTTCATCCCTCTCAAATAG
- the Padi1 gene encoding protein-arginine deiminase type-1: MAPRRAVRLSLKKPTHAVCVAGVETLVDVYSDVPKGAKTFGVSGSSEVKTYMVYDPVRVPEPAGRAHWPLDANVDVVAVADTASKNLNDIKVKVSYFESQEAGALGHSVLFLTAVDVSLDVDTGRTGKVKKGSGDKKTWRWGSGGSGAILLVNCDRDVNHGSGEDLHDSHLRSLEDLQDMSPMVLSCGGPDALFENHKLVLKVSLPDSRRLRVFCARGGTSVSNYKQVLGPRHQSYEVERRPGEKDIRFYVEGLTFPDANFSGLVSLSINLVDTEPLSEVSLFTDSVTFRVAPWIMTPNTQPPLELYVCSVTDAHGRNDKFLEDMAHLALKANCKLVVCPRAENRNDRWIQDEMEFGYIDAPHKSFPVVFDSPRNRGLRDFALKRILGPDFGYVTREIQYAGASGLDSFGNLDVSPPVRVGNKEYPLGRILIGGSFPKSSGRRMATVVRDFLQAQRVQAPVELYSDWLSVGHVDEFLSFVPTSDQKGFRLLLASPNACLQLFREKKDQGYGEALQFDGLKHKTKRSINDILADKHLRRDSMHVQECIDWNREVLKRELGLSESDIVDIPQLFFLKGAYAEAFFPDMVNMVVLGKHLGIPKPFGPLINGRCCLEEKVRSLLEPLGLRCIFIDDFLFYHQLLGEIHCGTNVRRKPFTFRWWNSVP, translated from the exons TGATGTGCCCAAGGGTGCCAAGACCTTTGGGGTGTCTGGGAGCTCTGAGGTGAAGACCTACATGGTATATGACCCTGTTCGGGTGCCGGAGCCTGCAGGCCGGGCCCACTGGCCCCTGGATGCCAATGTGGATGTGGTGGCGGTGGCAGACACAGCCAGTAAGAACTTAAATGACATCAAG GTGAAAGTGTCATATTTCGAGTCACAAGAGGCTGGTGCCCTGGGCCATAGCGTGCTATTCCTCACTGCTGTTG aTGTGTCCCTTGACGTCGACACAGGCCGCACAGGCAAGGTGAAGAAAGGCTCGGGTGACAAG AAAACATGGCGCTGGGGCTCCGGGGGCTCCGGGGCCATATTGTTGGTAAACTGTGACAGAGACGTCAACCATGGGTCCGGGGAGGACCTGCACGACAGCCATTTGAGGTCCCTGGAGG ACCTGCAGGACATGTCCCCAATGGTGCTGAGCTGCGGTGGCCCTGATGCACTCTTTGAGAACCACAAGCTGGTCTTGAAGGTGTCTTTGCCTGATTCCAGAAGACTGAGAGTCTTCTGTGCCCGGG GTGGGACCTCCGTCTCCAACTACAAACAGGTCCTAGGACCCCGTCATCAGTCCTATGAGGTGGAGCGGCGTCCTGGCGAGAAGGACATCCGGTTTTACGTGGAGGGGCTTACCTTCCCTGACGCCAATTTCTCAGGGCTGGTCTCTCTCAGCATCAACCTGGTGGACACAGAG CCCCTCTCCGAGGTGTCACTCTTCACAGACAGCGTGACCTTTCGAGTGGCCCCCTGGATCATGACCCCCAACACCCAGCCTCCTCTGGAGCTGTACGTGTGCAG TGTGACAGATGCTCATGGGCGCAATGACAAGTTCCTAGAGGACATGGCCCACCTGGCCCTGAAGGCCAACTGCAAACTAGTGGTCTGTCCCCGGGCAGAGAATCGCAACGATCGCTGGATCCAG GACGAGATGGAATTTGGCTACATTGACGCCCCTCATAAATCCTTCCCTGTGGTCTTTGACTCCCCCCGAAACAGAGGCCTAAGGGACTTCGCCCTTAAGAGGATCTTG GGTCCTGACTTTGGCTATGTGACCCGGGAGATCCAGTATGCAGGCGCCTCTGGCCTGGATTCCTTCGGCAACCTGGACGTGAGCCCGCCAGTGAGGGTGGGCAACAAAGAGTATCCCCTCGGCAGAATCCTCATCGGTGGCAGCTTCCCCAA GTCCAGCGGGCGGCGGATGGCCACGGTGGTGCGTGACTTCCTGCAGGCCCAGCGAGTGCAGGCTCCTGTGGAACTCTACTCCGACTGGCTTTCCGTGGGCCACGTGGATGAGTTTCTGAGCTTCGTGCCCACCTCTGACCAAAAG GGCTTCCGGCTGCTCCTGGCTAGCCCCAATGCCTGCCTGCAGCTCTTCCGGGAGAAGAAGGACCAGGGCTATGGGGAGGCGCTGCAGTTTGACG GCCTCAAGCACAAGACAAAGAGAAGCATCAATGATATCTTAGCCGACAAGCACCTCAGGAGGGACAGCATGCATGTACAG gaATGCATCGACTGGAACCGAGAGGTGCTGAAGCGGGAGCTGGGCCTCTCCGAGAGTGACATCGTGGACATTCCTCAGCTCTTCTTCCTGAAGGGAGCCTATGCTGAAGCCTTCTTCCCTGATATG GTCAACATGGTGGTCCTAGGCAAACACCTGGGCATCCCCAAACCCTTTGGCCCCCTCATCAATGGCCGCTGCTGCCTGGAGGAGAAGGTGCGCTCTCTGCTGGAGCCTCTGGGCCTTCGCTGCATCTTTATCGATGACTTCCTGTTTTACCACCAGTTGCTGGGAGAGATTCACTGTGGCACCAACGTGCGAAGAAAACCTTTCACCTTTAGGTGGTGGAACTCGGTGCCCTGA